The Candidatus Binatia bacterium genomic sequence GCCCGCAGCTTCGGCACCAATTTCTCCCGCGGCGGCCGCAGGCGTGTAACAGCGGGCCCGGGGTCAAGTTGCAATTCGCGTCGGCGATCCTCCGAGACGATGGCGGCAGACTTCGGCGCTGCTCGCGAGTGCAGCACCTTGCCCAAACCTTGGGCGACTTCGCTGCTCACACGAAGTCGTCAGCGAAGCCATGCGACTGTGCCGGCGACGCGGAGAAATCTTCCGATCCTGGTCCGTGCCGACAACGATGGTCCCGAACGGCTACCGACGCGGCAGTGTCATCGTCAATCGCCGAGCTCCCGCGCGAGGCGATCGGCAGCATCCGGTGCGCCCATGGCGCGGTACATGGACTCGGCCTCACGCAGCCCCGCTTCGAGAGCCTTGCGGTCGTCGCGACCGGCGAGGCGGGCCTCGGCCGCGCGAAGTCGCGGCAGCAGGGAGTTGCCGCCGCTCTTGCGTACCAGCTCGCGAGCTTCGGCAATGACGGGTGTGACCTCGTGCTCCGCCGCGCCGATCTCGACGAGCGCGTCGGCCAGCACGGCGCGAGCGACGGCAGATTGAAACCAGGCGCCGCCCGCATCCGAGGTGTCGATCGCTTCTTGCGCCTTGGCGATTGCGGCCTCGACGTCGCCGCGGGCCAGACGCGAATCGGCAAAAACCGCGAGGTTGAAGCCCAGCCATTCGAGCGCAGTGCCGGCGGCCCGCGCCTGTGCAATCCCTTCGGTAAGCCGATCTTCGGCCTCGCGATAGTCACCGTTCAAGAAATGGGCGGTCGCGAGGTTGTTGGAGGCGGTAATCTTCGAGAACCGGCTCCCACCTGCTTCGAAGATCTCCACTCCCTCCAGACAAGCCCGGCGAACGTCTGTCGCCGGCGCGCGCGACGTGCCGGCGAGATAGGCGCAGTGACTAAGGATTCCGAGCGCCCATCCGAGGTTCTCCAGTGCTCCGTGCTCGCGTGCCATCGCGATCGCGTGTTCGACCTGCGGCCAGCACTCGTCGAAGCGACCCGTCTGCGCCCGCATCCACCCTCGGCAGTGCTCGGCCCAAATCAATGGACTGTAGCCGATCAGCTCGCGGCCAACCTCCGGATCTCCACCCGTGAGCTCGGCGACGCGCTCCAATTCTTCAATCGCACGCGGAATGCGTCCCGCGACCCCGAGCCAGTACGCATGAGCGGTCTCGACCGAGAAGGTCTCGCCTGGACCCGTGTCATCGCGAAGCATGGCTCTCGCCTCTTCGGCTCGCTCGAGCGCCGCTTCTGCCCGACCGAGCATGCCGAGGTGCCCGGAAATGCCAGTCAGCGACGTGACCATGATCGCCGGACGTCCGAGCTCCTGCGCCAGGGCGCGTACCTCGTCCATGCATTCGCGCATGTCGTCCTCGCTCATGCCGAGACGCCAGGAGCCGCCAGCCAGAAGAACGCCGCAGGCGCGCAGCCGCGACTCCTTCACCTCTGCGTCGTCGCACGACCGGCCAAGCTCGCGCACCTTGCGCCAGTGACGCAGTCCTTCGACCGGATCGCGTGCGCCGGCCCACTCGGCGGCGCGGCGATGCCAGCGCACCGCCTGCCGGGCATCGGCGGCCTCTTCCCAGTGATGCGCGAGCAACGCTGCCTGCTGATCGAGGTCGCCGCCGTGCGCTGCCTCGATGACGCGCGCCACCGCTGCGTGCAGTCGCCGCCGTCGCTCCTGAAGTTGCGAGGCGAGCGCGACCTCCTGCGTGAGCGGATGCTTGAATAGATATTCCGCGACCGGGTACAGCGACTGCTCGTACACGAACTCGGCGTCTTTCAAGGTCTGGAGCGCTTCGCGCAGCTGCGGCGCGTCCTGTTCGACGACGGCGGCGAGCGTGGGCTCGTCGAACTCGCGCCCGATCACGGCAGCGGTTTGCAGGACGTCCTTCTCGCGCGCGGCGAGGCGATCGATGCGTGCCGCCAGCAGCGCGTGCACGGAGCTCGGCACCTCCAGCTTGTGGACGGGCGTGACCAGTCGATACGCGCCCTTGCTGCCCTGGAGCTTTCCCGACTCGATCAGGTTCTGCACCACCTCCTCGGTGTAGAAGGGATTGCCGGCCGTGCGGGCATAGATCGCGTCGGCAAGTCCAACGATGCTGGGGTCGTTGCCGAGCAGCGCCTCGAGCAGCTCGCGGATGGCATCGGGACCGAGCAGTGCCAGCGGCAGCTGATGGTAATACGACCGCCCCATCCACGATGCCTGGTACTCGGGACGGAAGTTGAGCAGCACGAGATGGCGCGTCCCCACGATCGCTTCGAGCAGCGGCTCCACAAACGCTGCGCTGCCGCCGTCGAACCAGTGCAGATCCTCGAGCAGGGTGACTTGCGTCTCGCGTTGCCCGCGCGCCTGTACCACGCGTCGCACCAGGTCGAATAACTGCCGCTGGCGCGCCTCGGGGTCGATGCGCGGGGGCGGGTTGTCCTGATCCGGAACTCCGAGGAAGTCGAAGATCAGTGGCAGGCTCTCGCGCAGGCGCTCGTCGAGCAGCAGCAGGCGGCCGGCAATGCGCTCGCGCGCCGTCGCGTCGCTGTCCTGGTCGGTGATGCCATAAAAAGCGCGGAACAGCCGCTGCACCGGCAGGAACGGAATCGCCTTGCCGTGGGCGACACCGGTCGTCTCGTACGTCATGAGGCCCTGCGACCGGCAGCGCTCCAGGAATTCGTAACAGAGCCGGCTCTTGCCGAGTCCCGCCTCGCCGACGATGCCGACCACCTGCGCATGACCTTCGCGGGCGCGTGCCAGCGCGGTTTCGATCAGGTGCATCTCATCGCCGCGCCCGACGAAACGCGAGAATCCGCGGCTCCGCGAGACATCGAGTCGCGTGCGCATCTGGCCGAGCCCCTGCATCTCGTAGACGTGCATCGCGCCTTGCACGCCCTTGATCTCCATTGCGCCGAGATCGCAGAGCGTGAAGTAGCCCTGCACCTGAGCGGCAGTGTGGGCCGTCAGGTAGACCTTGCCGGGCTCGGCGATCTGTTCCATGCGCGCCGCCAGCCCGACGGTATGGCCCTGGGCCGTGTAATCCATGCGCAGACCGTCGCCGACCGTGCGGATGCTGCCCACGACGACCTCGCCGGAGTTGAGACCGAGACGCGCCGAGAAGTTCAGCCCGCGGCCCAGGCGCAGTTCGTTGGCATAACGCCGGAGTCCGTCCTGCAGGTGCAACGCTGCGTAGCAGGCGCGGCGCGCATGATCCTCGTGCGCGATTGGCGCGCCGAACAGCGCCATGATCCCGTCGCCGGTGAACTTGTCGACGAAGCCTTCGAAGCGCTCTACGCCCTCGGCGAGGATCGTAAAGAAACGCTGCATGATCTCCGACCAGGCCTCGGGGTCCATCTGTTCGGCCAGGTCCATCGAGCCTTTGATGTCGGCGAACAGCACCGTCACCTGCTTGCGCTCGCCTTCCAGGCCGCCGCGTGAGCTCAGGATCTTCTCGGTGAGGTGCCTGGGGGCGGTGCGTACGGCCAGCTGCGGAGCGGACATCGCCGGGCGAGCGGTCAGCGCGCCGCCGCAGCCGCCGCAGAACTTCTCGCCGCGCTGGTTCGCCTCGCCGCACGACGCACAACGCGCGGCAAGCGCGGCGCCACATTCGGCACAGAACCGGCGCTCGGCGCGGTTGTCGTGCTTACAGGATGGGCATTGCATTGCTGTAGCGCCTCGCGCTCGCTGACTAGCATGGGGGGGTCAAAAGTCAGAGCGGGGACCGAC encodes the following:
- a CDS encoding adenylate/guanylate cyclase domain-containing protein, which translates into the protein MSAPQLAVRTAPRHLTEKILSSRGGLEGERKQVTVLFADIKGSMDLAEQMDPEAWSEIMQRFFTILAEGVERFEGFVDKFTGDGIMALFGAPIAHEDHARRACYAALHLQDGLRRYANELRLGRGLNFSARLGLNSGEVVVGSIRTVGDGLRMDYTAQGHTVGLAARMEQIAEPGKVYLTAHTAAQVQGYFTLCDLGAMEIKGVQGAMHVYEMQGLGQMRTRLDVSRSRGFSRFVGRGDEMHLIETALARAREGHAQVVGIVGEAGLGKSRLCYEFLERCRSQGLMTYETTGVAHGKAIPFLPVQRLFRAFYGITDQDSDATARERIAGRLLLLDERLRESLPLIFDFLGVPDQDNPPPRIDPEARQRQLFDLVRRVVQARGQRETQVTLLEDLHWFDGGSAAFVEPLLEAIVGTRHLVLLNFRPEYQASWMGRSYYHQLPLALLGPDAIRELLEALLGNDPSIVGLADAIYARTAGNPFYTEEVVQNLIESGKLQGSKGAYRLVTPVHKLEVPSSVHALLAARIDRLAAREKDVLQTAAVIGREFDEPTLAAVVEQDAPQLREALQTLKDAEFVYEQSLYPVAEYLFKHPLTQEVALASQLQERRRRLHAAVARVIEAAHGGDLDQQAALLAHHWEEAADARQAVRWHRRAAEWAGARDPVEGLRHWRKVRELGRSCDDAEVKESRLRACGVLLAGGSWRLGMSEDDMRECMDEVRALAQELGRPAIMVTSLTGISGHLGMLGRAEAALERAEEARAMLRDDTGPGETFSVETAHAYWLGVAGRIPRAIEELERVAELTGGDPEVGRELIGYSPLIWAEHCRGWMRAQTGRFDECWPQVEHAIAMAREHGALENLGWALGILSHCAYLAGTSRAPATDVRRACLEGVEIFEAGGSRFSKITASNNLATAHFLNGDYREAEDRLTEGIAQARAAGTALEWLGFNLAVFADSRLARGDVEAAIAKAQEAIDTSDAGGAWFQSAVARAVLADALVEIGAAEHEVTPVIAEARELVRKSGGNSLLPRLRAAEARLAGRDDRKALEAGLREAESMYRAMGAPDAADRLARELGD